A segment of the Deltaproteobacteria bacterium genome:
AGCGCATAAGGAGACGAAGTAGGGTTTAGGGGAGTAGCTCAGCTGGTAGAGCACCGGTCTCCAAAACCGGGGGTCGTGGGTTCGAATCCCTCCTCCCCTGTAGAAAGACAAAAAGTCGTATGCAAAAGTGGGTGAATCTTGGCCTTTTGATGGGGGCCATTGTTTTTTTTCTGTTCTTTTTCAAGTTGCTTGATTTTGTGTGGGACATTTCCCGACTCCCCTTGATGGAGGATTGGCCGGTCCCGCCGGTGGCTGTCATCAGTTTTCTGATTGCCGCCGGCACTGCCCTGGTTGTGCGGCGGAATGAGAAAGCCAACCTCTTTTTGAATGAGGTGGCCGGTGAGCTAAACAAGGTGACTTGGCCCGCCCGGAAAGAGACGGTTCTCTCAACCGGAGTGGTCATCGTGATGGTGGGGATCTGTTCGTTGATCCTTTTTATGTTTGATTTCTTGTGGGGGACAATAACGGGGGGGATGCTCGGGTTTTAATGTAGAAAGTTAATTATGCTTCATTGGTACGTGGTTCATACTTATTCGGGATTTGAGCAGAAGGCCAAAAAGGCTCTGGATGACAAGGTGAGGAGCCTTGGGAAGCAGTCGCTCATTGAAGAAGTGCTTGTCCCTTCGGAAAGTGTCGTTGAGATGAAAAAAGGGGTCAAGAAGACCGCCACGAGAAAATTTTTCCCTGGCTATATTTTGGTCAGGATGGAGTTCAATGAGGAGTCGTGGCGAATTGTCAAAGACACCCCCAAGGTGACCGGTTTTGTCGGTGGGAGCAAGACGCCACCGGTTGTTCCTGATGAAGAGGTGGCACGCATCACTCATCAGATCAGTGAAGGGACCTTGAAGCCGAAGCCGAAGGTGAGTTTTGACAAGGGGGAAAGCGTGAGGGTTGTCGACGGGCCGTTTACCAATTTTAACGGGATTGTCGATGAAGTGAAACCGGAAAAGGGGAAACTCAAGGTATTGGTCAGTATCTTTGGTCGCTCAACGCCGGTGGAACTTGATTTTATGCAGGTAGAGAAAAATTGAGGTTGAAAAAATAACATGGCCCCCAAAAAGATCACGGCGCAGGTGAAGTTACAGTGTCCGGCGGGACAGGCGAACCCGGCTCCTCCGGTAGGTCCGGCCCTGGGTCAGCACGGCGTCAACATCATGGAGTTTTGCAAGCAGTTTAACGCCAAGACCCAGAAGATGGAACAGGGGTTGATCATTCCGGTGATCATCACGGTCTATGTCGATCGTTCTTTTACCTTTATCATGAAGACACCGCCAGCCTCGGTGCTTTTAAAAAAGGCGGCCAAGATTGAAAAAGGTTCCGGTGTTCCCAACAAGGATAAGGTGGGGAGGGTGAGCCGATCTCAGGTTGAGGAGATTGCCAAGCTCAAGATGCCAGACCTGAACGCGGCCAGCCTCGAGGCGGCGGTCAACACAATTATGGGAACCGCCCGAAGTATGGGGATAGAGGTGGTATAATTTATGGGCAGAAAATACGAAGAATCATTAAAAAAGGTGGATCGGCACAAACGGTATAATCTTGAGGAAGGGCTCAAGGCGTTGGAAGGGGCCAAGTTCGTCAAGTTTGATGAAACGGTTGATATTGCGATCCGATTGGGTGTGGATCCGAAGCAGACCGATCAGATGGTTCGTGGCGCCATTGGTCTCCCGCACGGTTTGGGCCGAACAGTTCGTGTGATTGTCTTCGCCAAGGGGGAGAAGGAAAAGGAGGCAAAATCTGCCGGGGCTGACAAGGTTGGGGCTGAGGATTTGATTGCGGAGGTTCTGAAAGGATGGCTCGATTTTGATAAAACGGTTGCCACACCGGATATGATGGGTCAGGTGAGCAAGTTGGGCAAAATTTTAGGCCCTCGCGGTCTGATGCCGAATCCAAAGTTGGGAACGGTCACCTTTGATGTCGGGACAGCGGTGAAGGATCTCAAGAAGGGGAAGGTTGAGTTCAAGATCGACAAGGCCGGTATCGTTCATGTTCCGGTCGGGAAGGCCTCTTTTGGAAAGGACAAGCTAAAAGACAATATCCTGGCCCTGATGGAAGGGGTCCTTCGCGCCAAACCGCAGACCGCCAAAGGGAGCTATCTCAAGAGTGTGACAATTTCAACGACGATGGGACCGGGCGTCAAGCTTGACCCGACGACCCTCCAGGAACAGGCCGGGTTCTGAAGGAGTTAAAATGAAGCGGAGCGAAAAAACAACTGAGGTCCAGTCGCTAAAAGAAAAATTCCAGAAATCCAAGGCCGCTTTTCTGGCCGAGTACCGGGGATTAAAAGTTTCCGAGATTACTGAGATTCGCCGAGAGGTCCGGAAGTCGGAAGGCTCGATGAAGGTTGTCAAGAACCGGCTTGTGAAGAAGGCCCTCGAGGGGGGAGAAATGAATGCCCTCCTCACACACTTCAAGGGACCGCTCGCGGTGACTTGGGGGAATGACCCGGTTGTTGTGGCGAAGGTCCTGTCGAAGTATCAGGAAAGTTTTCCTGCCTTTCAATTGAAGGTTGGGATCCTGGATGGAAGACTGCTGGAGTCCAAGGATGTCGAGGCGTTGGCCAAGCTTCCGTCCAGGGAGGAACTCTATGCCAAACTGTTGGGGACCCTTGTGGCCCCCGCGACTAACCTGGCTCGGGTGTTAAATGCGCTTCCCCAAAAGCTGGCCCGGGTTGTGGATGCGATTGCGAAGAAACAGGCGAGT
Coding sequences within it:
- the nusG gene encoding transcription termination/antitermination protein NusG; this encodes MMLHWYVVHTYSGFEQKAKKALDDKVRSLGKQSLIEEVLVPSESVVEMKKGVKKTATRKFFPGYILVRMEFNEESWRIVKDTPKVTGFVGGSKTPPVVPDEEVARITHQISEGTLKPKPKVSFDKGESVRVVDGPFTNFNGIVDEVKPEKGKLKVLVSIFGRSTPVELDFMQVEKN
- the rplK gene encoding 50S ribosomal protein L11, giving the protein MAPKKITAQVKLQCPAGQANPAPPVGPALGQHGVNIMEFCKQFNAKTQKMEQGLIIPVIITVYVDRSFTFIMKTPPASVLLKKAAKIEKGSGVPNKDKVGRVSRSQVEEIAKLKMPDLNAASLEAAVNTIMGTARSMGIEVV
- the rplJ gene encoding 50S ribosomal protein L10, which codes for MKRSEKTTEVQSLKEKFQKSKAAFLAEYRGLKVSEITEIRREVRKSEGSMKVVKNRLVKKALEGGEMNALLTHFKGPLAVTWGNDPVVVAKVLSKYQESFPAFQLKVGILDGRLLESKDVEALAKLPSREELYAKLLGTLVAPATNLARVLNALPQKLARVVDAIAKKQAS
- a CDS encoding 50S ribosomal protein L1, whose amino-acid sequence is MGRKYEESLKKVDRHKRYNLEEGLKALEGAKFVKFDETVDIAIRLGVDPKQTDQMVRGAIGLPHGLGRTVRVIVFAKGEKEKEAKSAGADKVGAEDLIAEVLKGWLDFDKTVATPDMMGQVSKLGKILGPRGLMPNPKLGTVTFDVGTAVKDLKKGKVEFKIDKAGIVHVPVGKASFGKDKLKDNILALMEGVLRAKPQTAKGSYLKSVTISTTMGPGVKLDPTTLQEQAGF
- the secE gene encoding preprotein translocase subunit SecE, encoding MEDWPVPPVAVISFLIAAGTALVVRRNEKANLFLNEVAGELNKVTWPARKETVLSTGVVIVMVGICSLILFMFDFLWGTITGGMLGF